Sequence from the Fodinibius salicampi genome:
TTCCTTCACTTTCCACCCGGATTTTCCCATCCATTTCGGACATATAATTGGCACAGCTGTGCAATCCGTAGCCATGCCCTTCAGTCTTAGTGGTAAATCCATGATTAAATATCTTGGATCGGTTTTCAGAGGTAATGCCTTCCCCTTTATCAGAAATAGACAAATAAACGTGTTCCTCATCCTGATAAGTACGAATTATAATCTCTTTATCATGAGAAAGGTTATCTGCCATGGCCTCTTTGGCATTCTTAAACAAGTTAATAAGAATGTGGATGAGCTTGCTTTTCTGGACTATAACCGGTTGGGTCTCTCCAAAATCCTTGACTATATCCAAACTATGGCGGTCAATACTACCTGCTTGCAGTGTTAAGGTATCTTCAACAATCTGTTCCAGCTGTACTTGTTCATTGAGTCGCCCCACCCGGGCATAGTCCTGCTGAGTATCAATAACCTCAATCATAAGCTGTATCTTTTGATTCAGCCGCTTACAGTGGGTTTTCAGCTTTTTATGTTCTGCTTCCAGGGGTTCTTCCAGTTTTTGATAGTACTTTAGCAATTTCTTGCCACGGGGATCCTCAATAATAAATTCTTCCAGGTTATCTTTATGACTGTCCAGCAATTCATTAGCCTTTTTAAAATCAGAAAGGGAGGAATGGGTCAGAGTCTGTTTAATCTGATTGGTGGAAATGTTCACGCTATTCAAAATATTACCGATATTGTGCAGCACACCTGTCGCTAAATCTGCCATCCCCGCCTTATGAGCTTTGTGGACCAACTCATCTCTGGTTGCATGAAGTTCTTGAACTGTTTCATTTAAAGCACTGTTTTTCTCTTCCAGCTTACCGCGAATCCCAGCTAATTTGCGGGCCTGAGTAAAGAAAGAAGCTGCTGCATTGGTAACGAAGAGTATAAGACTGAGCATTGCTGCAACCTCTATATAAAATGGGGCCTCGGGCTGATATTCAAACCCCATAAAAACTCCACCTATTAACATACCAAAAGCAAACAGGAATAATGCCTTAAACATTTGCTTAAATCCTCCAATCATTGTATTGGTAATGAGTACTCCAGCAAGAAAAGCAAACGACTCCCAAATAAAGAATTGGGTAAATCCAGTCCATATACCTACCATCAACGACTCAAACATCATGGCTTTTATCTCTACCTGTTTATCTCCAGGTCTGGATTTAGCTGTTAAATAAACCAAGTGTGGATAGATTAAGAAGGATACCACCATAAACGGGAAGTACCAATATGATAGGTCTCGTTCTAAAACTAATAGCGTAATTACTACAAATGAAGCACCCAAACCCAATATCCGAGGAAGATAGTTAGCCTGCGATAACCGGTGTGCTTCGCTAAGTTTAATTTCTCGAAAATTCGATGACATTTTGTTTACCATAGCTTAGCTGTTACAACGCACCAAATATGGGGTATGTACTTGCTGCTCAGTGAAACTTCTAAAACTATCTTTCACCAGCTGAAATTCAAATAATTAAGTTAGGAACCAGTTTAAATCCAATAATATACAGCAGTCAGCCTCTATGTTATTTCCCATCAAATATCCCAAGTGAGTATGCGCCTATAGAAATAAGATAAATCTCAACTTAAATAAATAATAAGTAAGTACAATCTTTTTTCGAATAAACTTCGGGCACTTTTGTTTTTTAAATTTTAATAAACTTTTATTCCTGACATTTTTTTCAAAAATTCTATTTGTAACTGTTCTCTTCACATTACATTTTATGGAAAATTCTTTCTGAACACTTTTAAATAAAAACACGGAGTTTAATCTTTGGCATCATCAACTATAGACCGGGGTAGCTGGAACTCAAAACTGGGATTTGTACTTGCGGCTGCCGGCTCGGCGGTGGGATTAGGAAATATTTGGCGTTTTCCGACAGAGGCTGCTTCTAATGGGGGCGGAGCTTTCTTACTCATCTATCTAGCCTGTTGTTTTCTTATCGGCTATCCCGTTATGATGGCAGAAATTGGCATTGGACGGAAGACCGGTAAAAATCCTGTTGGCGCCTTTAAGGCACTCAGTACGAACAAGTTCTATCCGCTGATTGGTATGTGGGGGGTGCTCTGTGGGGTTATGATCCTCTCCTTTTATACAGTAGTTGCCGGTTGGACGGTAAGTTATGTATTTGAAGAAATCTTTTTCTTTGCGGGCTATACAGAATGGGCCGCGTGGATTGGTGATACGAGCAATGGCTGGCTTAATGCTTTCTTTTCGATTGTATTCATGTTTGCTACCGTATCAATTATTACTGGAGGGGTTAGTGATGGCATTGAAAGGGCAACAAAAATGTTAATGCCTCTCCTTTTTATCATATTATTTGTATTAATCGGATATGTTGTTCTTCAGCCCGGTAGCACCGAGGGCCTGGCCGTTTACTTAAAACCGGATTTTTCACGTATCACTCCCGAGCTTGTATTTGCGGCAATGGGCCAAGCTTTCTTCTCTCTGTCTTTAGGAATGGGAGCCCTTATTACTTATGGATCTTATCTCAGCAAGCAGGAGAATGTACCGGAAGCCGCAGCCTGGGTTACCACTACGGATGCACTCGTAGCCTTTTTGGCCGGACTTCTGATTATACCTGCTATGTACATGGCTCAGGCACAAGGTATCGCCATTTTTGATGATGGAGGAGAACTCCTTGCAGGTCCCGCGCTGATATTTCAGGTACTTCCCTCCTTGTTTCATGATCTGGGTGGAATATGGGGTATTTTTCTTGGGATCACCTTTTTCGTCTTGCTTAGTGTAGCCGCTCTAACCTCAACTATTTCACTGCTCGAAGTTCCGGTATCTTATGTGATTGATGAATTCCAGGTGCAACGCAAAAAAGCCGCTAAATATATAGGCCTCGGAATACTGGCTATCGCTTTAATCATTTCATTTGATACCTCTCTTATTGGCACCCTTGATTTTGTTTTCAGCCAGATCGGCTTACCCTTAGGAGGAATCATGATATGCCTGTTTTTGAGCTATGTCTGGAAAATTGATAGTGCAATGGAAGAACTTGAAACAGGGAACCCAGGATTCGGCAGAGGCATTGTGGGACGAGTTTGGAAAATAATGGTTATGATCATCTGTCCCCTTGTGATCTTTTATAACCTGATCAATAACTTTCTTTAAAAAAGAAAGGGCTTGTTATACTTCTGAGCTCATGGTATTTTTGAGCCAGAATTTTCAGATGAATTTAAAAAGATATATGGCCAAGGTTTCTACTTCTAACTTTCGAACCGGGATGGTAATTGAAGTTGATAATGAACTTTATTCCATTGTTGATTACCAACATGTTAAACCCGGCAAGGGCGGTGCTTTTCTTCGCACAAAGCTCAAAGGTGTTGTCAATGAAAAAAATATCGAAAAAACCTTCCGTTCCGGGGAAAGTGTAAATGAGGTGCGTGTAGAGCATCAACCTTACCAGTTCCTGTACCTCGACGGGAACCTTTATTATTTTATGAATCAGGAAACCTTTGAACAGGTCCCTATTGAAGAAGAACGGATTAATAAATCTGAGTTTATTGCAGAAGGACAAGTCTGTACTCTTGTAGTTGATGTAGATAACGAGCAAATACTTTATGTATATCCACCAGACCATATCGTTGCAGAAGTAGCCGATACACGTCCCGGACTTAAGGGAGATACGGCACAAGGTGGAAGTAAACCTGCAACGCTTACCTCAGGGGCAACTATTCAGGTTCCCCTGTTCATCAATGAAGGAGAAGAAATAAAAGTCGATACCCGAACCGGCGAATACATTGAACGTGTAACATCAAATTAATCAGCTATCATGGATTTAAAAGTAATTGAAAACCTTCTTGATCTCATTGCCGAAAGTGAAGTCAATGAAGTTTCTATTGAAGAAGGAGACTTTAAGATTAAAGTTAAAAAGAAAGCCGATATAGAACAGCAGGTTCCGCAACAGTTGCCGGTACAATACCAAGTTCCTGCACAGCCACAGGCGCCGCAGCAACCGGCTCAACCACAACAAGGGCAGCCTGCTCCCTCCTCCCAACAGCAGGCCAGCAGCGAAACGGCAGAAGAGTCTTCATCAGAACCTTCAGGCGAAGTTGTTAAATCGCCTATTGTAGGGACATTCTATCGTTCTCCCTCCCCTGATGATGATGTTTTCGTTAAGGTTGGAGATCAGGTTGAACAAGGACAGACCCTGTGTATTGTGGAGGCAATGAAGATAATGAACGAAATTGAATCCGATTACGCCGGTGAAGTGAAAAAGATTCTGGTAGAAGACGCCGAACCGGTAGAATATGATCAACCCTTATTTATCATCGGATAAAAACAGACTTTCATGTTTAATAAAATTCTTATCGCCAATAGAGGCGAAATCGCTCTTCGTATTATTCGTACCTGTAAAGAAATGGATATCAATACGGTTGCTGTCTTTTCTACGGCAGACCGAGACAGCCTGCATGTTAAATTTGCTGACGAAGCCGTCTGTATCGGCCCTCCGCCAAGCAGGGAAAGTTATCTTAAGATTCCCAGAATTCTCTCGGCAGCAGAAATAACCAATGCCGAAGCCATTCATCCGGGCTACGGCTTTCTCTCCGAAAATGCTAAATTCTCCCGTATTTGTGGGGAGCATGATATTAAGTTCATCGGTCCCTCTCCTGAGGCCATTGATGCAATGGGAAATAAGTCCGTTGCCAAAAAAACCATGATTGAAAGTGGTGTTCCGGTGGTACCGGGCAGTGAAGGATTGATAGAATCGGTGGAAGAGGCCAAAGAGATATGTGATGAAATTGGCTACCCGGTTATTATTAAGGCATCTTCCGGAGGCGGAGGACGCGGAATGAGGGTTGTCCATGAAAAGGAAAATCTGCAGCAGAACTATAACATGTGTAAATCGGAGGCTGAAACCGCTTTTGATGATCCCGCAGTATATATAGAGAAATTTGTACAAGACCCCCATCATGTGGAGATTCAGGTTCTGGGCGACCAGCATGGAAATGTTATTCATCTCGGGGAACGGGACTGTTCGCTGCAACGACGCCATCAAAAGATTTTGGAGGAATCCCCCTCTCCTCTTATGACGCCCGAACTGCGCGAAGAGATGGGACAAGCAGCTATCGACGCAGCTAAAGCCGTTGATTACGAGGGTGCTGGTACTGTAGAGTTCCTCGTAGATAAAGATAGGAAATTCTACTTTATGGAGATGAACACCCGTATTCAGGTTGAACATCCCGTCACAGAAGAAATTACCAATTATGATCTTGTAGCTGAACAGATTAAGGCAGCTGCAGGCATAGAAATGGAGGATAGAGAATTTAAAATGAGAGGGCATGCTATTGAATGCCGGATTAATGCAGAGGATCCGGAACACAACTTCCGTCCATCAGCCGGTAAAATAAAAGTGTTCCATCTTCCAGGGGGGCATAGTGTACGCGTTGATACTCATGCTTATGCTGATTATAACATTCCTCCCCATTACGATTCGATGATTGGCAAACTTATTGTTAGTGCTCCAACCCGGGAAGATGCTATAAAGCGTATGAAGCGATCGCTGGAAGAGTTTATCATAGAAGGGGTTAAAACAACAATACCCTATCATCTCCAGCTTATGGATGATGAAAACTTCAAAAAAGGTGAGTTTAATACACACTACCTGGAAGAATTTGATTTTAATCCTGATCCCAATAAGAAATAACCACTTTATGAGTTATCCTGAGGACCTAAAATATACCAAAGAACATGAATGGCTACGAGACAACGGTGATGGAACAGCTACAGTTGGTGTTACTGATTTTGCCCAGAGTGAGTTGGGTGATATTGTCTTTGTAGAGCTTGAACCCGAAGGTACTGAGTTTGAACAAGATGAGGTATTCGGAACCGTTGAGGCTGTTAAGACTGTATCTGAGCTATTTGCTCCAGTTGCAGGAGAAATTATGGAAATCAATGAAGCATTAGAAGCGGAACCAGAACTTGTAAATGACGATCCGTATGGGAATGGATGGATGGTTAAAATTGCTGTTACCAATGAGGGGCAGCTCGATGAGCTTATGACTGCCGAGGAATACAAGGAAATTGTAAATTAATCTTAAAAATTACCGGGTATCTATAAAAAGGACCCTTTTTTATTATAATATTATTTTATGCAGCACCGACCTTCCGACTGGATTCTAATCCTTGATTACGGATCCCAATACACCCAACTTATAGCACGTAGAATAAGAGAATTTAATATTTATTGTGAAATTCATCCCTTCAATAAGGATCTTTCCGACTTTGAAAATAATTTGCCCAGCGGTGTTATTATGTCGGGAGGCCCCAGCAGTGTTAATGATGAGGACGCTCCCTACCTGAATACAAATGTCTTTGACTTTGAGGTCCCTGTATTGGGTATTTGTTATGGGCTCCAGATTTTAGCCCATCATATTATCCCCGGTAGTGTGGAAAAAGCGGAACGACGAGAATTCGGCCGATCTGACCTTATTGTCGACGACGACAGTGATCTACTAAGCAATATCCCGGAAGAATCCGTGGTTTGGATGAGTCATGGCGATCATATAAAAAAACTTCCTGCGGACTACGAAATAATTGCCCACACTGATAATGCCCGGGTTGCAGCCGTACGCCATGTAAATGAAAAAATATTTGGGGTTCAATTTCATCCGGAAGTAGTTCATACGGTCTATGGCAAGCAAATACTTAAGAATTTTGCTCTTGACATTTGTAAACTTGAAGGTACCTGGACCGCAGAATCTTTTATTGAATCGACCGTAAAAGAGATTCGTGAACAGGTTGGAAATGACCGGGTAGTCTGTGGACTTAGTGGTGGTGTGGATTCTACCGTGGTCGCCTCCCTCATTCATGAAGCCATTGGTGACCAACTACAATGTATTTTTGTAGATAATGGGTTACTTCGTAAAAATGAATTTCAAAAAGTACTGGATCTATACGAAAAGGAACTTAACCTGCCGGTAAAAGGTATCGACGCTTCCGATCAATTTTTAGAGGCCTTAAAAGGAGTTACTGATCCCGAGAAAAAACGAAAGATTATCGGAAACGTTTTTATCGATGTATTCGATGAGGCTATCAGCAACGACAAGAGTTTCAAGTTCTTGGGTCAGGGCACCCTTTATCCGGATGTTATTGAGAGTATTTCTTTTAAAGGTCCCTCTGCAACTATAAAATCACATCACAATGTAGGCGGACTTCCCGAAGAGATGAATCTATCACTGATTGAACCAGTAAGGGAATTATTCAAAGATGAGGTCCGAAATGTCGGACGCAAGCTGGGGATTCCGGATGGTTTTATAAAACGCCATCCCTTTCCAGGACCCGGACTGGGTATCCGCATTTTATCGGATGTTACCAGGGATAAGCTGACACTGTTGCGTGAAGTAGATGATATTTTTATAAGTGAACTTCGGAGTCAGGATCTGTATGATGAAGTCTGGCAGGCCCTGGCGGTACTTCTCCCGGTACAAAGTGTAGGTGTTATGGGAGATGAGCGTACTTATGAATATACTGCTGCCTTACGGGCTGTAACCAGCGTGGATGGCATGACGGCTGATTGGGCCCATCTTCCTCATCCTTTTTTAGCATACGTTTCCAACCGGATTATCAACGAGGTGCCGGGTATTAATCGCGTGGTATATGATGTAAGTTCTAAGCCCCCTTCTACTATTGAATGGGAATAAATGACAGAACAAAATGAGCTGAAAGAAGTTAAAGTATTCTATGAGGCTATTTAAGAATTACAACTATCAGTTACTTCCGTTTTACTCAATACTCATCCTTTGCCTGACGATCAGTGCTAATGGAACTCTTATAGCACAAGACGCCACCTTTGATGAGGCATTGGACCATTACGAGAACGAAGAGTATGCCCAGGCTGCAAATCTATTTGACAAGGTCCACAACACACGAGGCTTGCTTTTTGCAGGAAAAGCCTATTTTGGCATGAAAGATTTTGCTACGGCTGAAAGTCGCCTCCTTCAGCTTAAAGAAAACACTGATCTTACTCCTCTTCTCGTAGAAGCCGATTATACCCTTAGTCTTATCTATTTCAAACAGAAAAATTATTCTGATGCCCTTATAACTCTTTATGATCTGTCTGAACAGGAAAATCATCCGGAAGTTGCATCACAAAGCAGCTACTTTTATGAAGATTTACTTAAATTCCTGACCTTCGAACAACGGAACGAGATCATGGATCAGGCAGATAATGAAACCATCCTATTTGATCTCACTTCCAGCGCAATGGGACGAGTAGAGTATAATGACGCGAAGGTGCTTTTTGCAAAATTACGCAATAATACAAGAGATATCCCCTCTTCTGAATTAGAAGAA
This genomic interval carries:
- a CDS encoding ATP-binding protein — protein: MSSNFREIKLSEAHRLSQANYLPRILGLGASFVVITLLVLERDLSYWYFPFMVVSFLIYPHLVYLTAKSRPGDKQVEIKAMMFESLMVGIWTGFTQFFIWESFAFLAGVLITNTMIGGFKQMFKALFLFAFGMLIGGVFMGFEYQPEAPFYIEVAAMLSLILFVTNAAASFFTQARKLAGIRGKLEEKNSALNETVQELHATRDELVHKAHKAGMADLATGVLHNIGNILNSVNISTNQIKQTLTHSSLSDFKKANELLDSHKDNLEEFIIEDPRGKKLLKYYQKLEEPLEAEHKKLKTHCKRLNQKIQLMIEVIDTQQDYARVGRLNEQVQLEQIVEDTLTLQAGSIDRHSLDIVKDFGETQPVIVQKSKLIHILINLFKNAKEAMADNLSHDKEIIIRTYQDEEHVYLSISDKGEGITSENRSKIFNHGFTTKTEGHGYGLHSCANYMSEMDGKIRVESEGIGKGATFILVFPRSKEKPKMED
- a CDS encoding sodium-dependent transporter, which encodes MASSTIDRGSWNSKLGFVLAAAGSAVGLGNIWRFPTEAASNGGGAFLLIYLACCFLIGYPVMMAEIGIGRKTGKNPVGAFKALSTNKFYPLIGMWGVLCGVMILSFYTVVAGWTVSYVFEEIFFFAGYTEWAAWIGDTSNGWLNAFFSIVFMFATVSIITGGVSDGIERATKMLMPLLFIILFVLIGYVVLQPGSTEGLAVYLKPDFSRITPELVFAAMGQAFFSLSLGMGALITYGSYLSKQENVPEAAAWVTTTDALVAFLAGLLIIPAMYMAQAQGIAIFDDGGELLAGPALIFQVLPSLFHDLGGIWGIFLGITFFVLLSVAALTSTISLLEVPVSYVIDEFQVQRKKAAKYIGLGILAIALIISFDTSLIGTLDFVFSQIGLPLGGIMICLFLSYVWKIDSAMEELETGNPGFGRGIVGRVWKIMVMIICPLVIFYNLINNFL
- the efp gene encoding elongation factor P; translation: MNLKRYMAKVSTSNFRTGMVIEVDNELYSIVDYQHVKPGKGGAFLRTKLKGVVNEKNIEKTFRSGESVNEVRVEHQPYQFLYLDGNLYYFMNQETFEQVPIEEERINKSEFIAEGQVCTLVVDVDNEQILYVYPPDHIVAEVADTRPGLKGDTAQGGSKPATLTSGATIQVPLFINEGEEIKVDTRTGEYIERVTSN
- the accB gene encoding acetyl-CoA carboxylase biotin carboxyl carrier protein encodes the protein MDLKVIENLLDLIAESEVNEVSIEEGDFKIKVKKKADIEQQVPQQLPVQYQVPAQPQAPQQPAQPQQGQPAPSSQQQASSETAEESSSEPSGEVVKSPIVGTFYRSPSPDDDVFVKVGDQVEQGQTLCIVEAMKIMNEIESDYAGEVKKILVEDAEPVEYDQPLFIIG
- the accC gene encoding acetyl-CoA carboxylase biotin carboxylase subunit, whose amino-acid sequence is MFNKILIANRGEIALRIIRTCKEMDINTVAVFSTADRDSLHVKFADEAVCIGPPPSRESYLKIPRILSAAEITNAEAIHPGYGFLSENAKFSRICGEHDIKFIGPSPEAIDAMGNKSVAKKTMIESGVPVVPGSEGLIESVEEAKEICDEIGYPVIIKASSGGGGRGMRVVHEKENLQQNYNMCKSEAETAFDDPAVYIEKFVQDPHHVEIQVLGDQHGNVIHLGERDCSLQRRHQKILEESPSPLMTPELREEMGQAAIDAAKAVDYEGAGTVEFLVDKDRKFYFMEMNTRIQVEHPVTEEITNYDLVAEQIKAAAGIEMEDREFKMRGHAIECRINAEDPEHNFRPSAGKIKVFHLPGGHSVRVDTHAYADYNIPPHYDSMIGKLIVSAPTREDAIKRMKRSLEEFIIEGVKTTIPYHLQLMDDENFKKGEFNTHYLEEFDFNPDPNKK
- the gcvH gene encoding glycine cleavage system protein GcvH, whose product is MSYPEDLKYTKEHEWLRDNGDGTATVGVTDFAQSELGDIVFVELEPEGTEFEQDEVFGTVEAVKTVSELFAPVAGEIMEINEALEAEPELVNDDPYGNGWMVKIAVTNEGQLDELMTAEEYKEIVN
- the guaA gene encoding glutamine-hydrolyzing GMP synthase yields the protein MQHRPSDWILILDYGSQYTQLIARRIREFNIYCEIHPFNKDLSDFENNLPSGVIMSGGPSSVNDEDAPYLNTNVFDFEVPVLGICYGLQILAHHIIPGSVEKAERREFGRSDLIVDDDSDLLSNIPEESVVWMSHGDHIKKLPADYEIIAHTDNARVAAVRHVNEKIFGVQFHPEVVHTVYGKQILKNFALDICKLEGTWTAESFIESTVKEIREQVGNDRVVCGLSGGVDSTVVASLIHEAIGDQLQCIFVDNGLLRKNEFQKVLDLYEKELNLPVKGIDASDQFLEALKGVTDPEKKRKIIGNVFIDVFDEAISNDKSFKFLGQGTLYPDVIESISFKGPSATIKSHHNVGGLPEEMNLSLIEPVRELFKDEVRNVGRKLGIPDGFIKRHPFPGPGLGIRILSDVTRDKLTLLREVDDIFISELRSQDLYDEVWQALAVLLPVQSVGVMGDERTYEYTAALRAVTSVDGMTADWAHLPHPFLAYVSNRIINEVPGINRVVYDVSSKPPSTIEWE